CCGCAGGCCACAATAGTGACAGTCGTTGCGACAGTAATTAGAGAATTCGATAATACCCCGTAGATGAACGGCATCTCCATGATTCTCTCTTCTTACCTTGTCAGCTAACTGGAATAATTGTTCCTCTTCCTCCCCCGGCAAGGCCTGTAGCAGGGTAACAATATCTTCTTTAGTTAGTTCGCTGCCCATAGACGCTTTCTCTAATACCTGGCTAAATTGTTGCCGCATGGACAAACCCCCTTCCAAATTTATTTACTCTACATCATCTAACATTTCCTGAAGCATAGGGAAGGGTGATAAGGCACGCCTTAAAATACCCTGCACATAGGCAATGCAGACACCGTAGTTAACAATGGGTACACCGGCCTGCTGCACTTGCATAATGCGGGACAACATTTCCCGGCGGTTAATCATGCAGGCCCCACAGTGCACCACCAGTTTAAAGTCGCTCAAATCTGCCGGGAAACGGTGACCGCTGCTCCAGTGGAAATCCAGCTCGCCCCCCACAATTTGACGCAGCCAACGGGGAATCTTCACCGTACCTATATCATCCTCCATGCGATGGTGCGTACAGGCCTCCGCAATGAGCACCTTATCACCGGGTTTTAAACGTTCAATGGCTTTGGCCCCGGCCACTAAAGTTTCCAGATCCCCTTTATAACGGGCAAAGAGGATGGAAAAGGAGGTTAACAACACATCCGGCGGGGTATCGGCATCCGCTTTAAGAAAGGCCTGGGAGTCGGTGATAACGATTTTCGGCTTTTTATTGAGAGTAGAAATACATTCCTTTAACTCCCGTTCCTTAACTACATAGGCCATGGCGTCGTGATCTAAAATATCTCGGATGGTCTGTACCTGAGGTAAAATTAATCTACCCTTAGGTGCCGCTAAATCAATAGGCACCACCAGCACGGCCAGATCCCCGGGATTGAGCAAATCACCCACAATGGTTTGGTCATCCCAACTGGGGGGTGCATTTTTGACTATGGCAATTTTAAGTTCACCAATCCCTTGCTTGGTTAAGGCACTGACTGCCACAGGCTC
This region of Desulforamulus ferrireducens genomic DNA includes:
- the hydF gene encoding [FeFe] hydrogenase H-cluster maturation GTPase HydF, with the translated sequence MDSTPRGNRLHIAIFGRRNAGKSSLINALTDQDIAVVSNVPGTTTDPVYKAMELLPVGPVVIIDTAGIDDTGDLGQLRVQRSIDVLNKADLVLLVIDAGTGVTEFEEDIVRRCQEKKLPAIVVLNKIDTHPVTEQELADTKEKLGLEPVAVSALTKQGIGELKIAIVKNAPPSWDDQTIVGDLLNPGDLAVLVVPIDLAAPKGRLILPQVQTIRDILDHDAMAYVVKERELKECISTLNKKPKIVITDSQAFLKADADTPPDVLLTSFSILFARYKGDLETLVAGAKAIERLKPGDKVLIAEACTHHRMEDDIGTVKIPRWLRQIVGGELDFHWSSGHRFPADLSDFKLVVHCGACMINRREMLSRIMQVQQAGVPIVNYGVCIAYVQGILRRALSPFPMLQEMLDDVE